The Chloroflexota bacterium DNA window AGGCCGAAGGCGGCCAGGGCGCCGCCGATGGCCAGCCCCGCCCAGGGGAAAGCGCCGACGATGGCCGTCCCGCCCGCCGAGATGACGGAGCCGATGGCCGCGAAAAGGGCCACGAATCCCAGGGTGACCATGAGGCCGAAGAGGACGGCGCGCCCCAGGTGCCGTAGCGTCACATCGCGCGGGTCTTCGCCCGGCGTCTCGCGGCCGATGTAGTAGCCGATGAAGCCGGGGAGCATCAGGAAGCCGCAGGGGTTCACGCTGGCGATCATCCCCGCGCCGAAGGCATAGCCGAAAGGGAGCAGGCCCGCGATATCGCCCGCGTATTTCTCGGGGCTGATGGCGTTCCCGGTGGTGCTGCGCAGGCCCAAGGCGAAGACGGCGGCCATGAAGCCGGTGAAGAGCAGGCCGAGAACGACGAGGGCGGCCACGGGCGGCTTCTGCGCCGAGCCTGGGGAGTTGGCGGAAGCGGTCACCGGGGAAGCTCCTGTGCGGAAGAGCGATCCAAGCAGATGCGGTGTGGGCGGGGCTTAGCCTGGCCTCTACGCGGGTTCGATGGAAGCATCACCTTCTCCTTTCGCATCGTACCGCGCGGATGGGCGCAGGGCGAGGAGTCGAAGGACAAGGTCCTCGATGCGGGCTAGCTATGCGGGATCCAGTTCTCGCCGCCATCGGTGCTGCTGTAGACGAAACCCGTTAGGTCTGCGGCGTAGAGCGTCCCCGTCGCGCCATCGCGCCCGATGATGACGATGTTGGCGCTCGAAAGGCTCTGGCCGCCGGCCTTGGCCCAGGTGGTCCCGCCGTCCTTGCTGCGGTAGAGGCTCCGGGAGGCGACGGCGTAGACGTTCTGCGCATCGTTCGGCAGGGTGAGGAGATCGGTCACGGAGGTGGCGGGCAGGGCGCCCGTGACGGGCTCGAAGGTCACGCCGCCATCGCGGCTGCGCAGGAGGCCGCGGGAGCTGTGGAAGACGAAGAGGAGCTTTGGGTCGCCGGGCCGGACGGCCAGGGTCGTGACGCTGGCGTTCTCGAAGCCGCTGACGCGGGTCCACGCTGCGCCGCTGTTCTCGCTGCGGAAGAGGCCCTGGGGGTTCAGGTAGGCGTAGAAGGTGTTGGGCTGGACCGGGTCTATGGTGAACGATTGGAAGTCCTGGGAGGGCAGATCGTTCTGGACGAGGGTCCACGTCTTGCCGCCATCGGCGCTGCGGCGGAGCGAATGGCTCCCGGCGGCGATGAGGGCGCCCGGGCTCCCAGGGACGCCTTCCACCGCGCGGTAGGCTTCGCCCTTGGCGATGCCGGGGGCGCGGCTCCATTTCTTGCCGTTATCCGTGCTGCGGAAGAGGCCGTTGAGGTCTGCGATGAAGAGGGTCTTGCCTTCCAGGCCGCCGGGCGCGATGGCGGAGACCTGGTTGAAGGTGGGCGCCGCTGTATTGTCCCGGGAGTTCCACCAGCGGAAGAAGAAGACGAGGAAGACGAGAAGGACGACGGAGGCGATGATGATGCCGACGATGGCGTCCGTGGAGAGCCGGGAGAAGAGACCGCCGGGCGGGCGGAACTCCTGCTTGGCCTCCTTGGCCTTGGCTTCGCGCTCTTCCTGGCGTCGGGTTCTTCTATCCGGCAAAGCGGCACCAACTCTCTGAGGGGGAATCGCGACGATTGTAGCGAAAATCAGGGGGCGAGTCGAGAGGCGGGAGAGGAAGTTCAGGGAGCCAGGAAGAGATGCGATAGACTGTACGGCGATTGCGGGGCGACCTTTCTTCTCATGACAACGAACAGCGGGCAGGGCGTCTCAGCGGGTCTCTTGGCGCGCATGAGCCTCTTTGGCCTGGCGGTGACGGCGCTGGCGGGCTGCTTCACCATCGTTGTGCTGCCCACCCGGGTGGAAGACCTGGTGGCGGAATCGTCCAAGAACACGGCGCTGGGCGTCCTCTCCTTCGTGGGGCTGGTGATCGCGGTGCTGGTCCAGCCCATCGCCGGGGGCGCCAGCGATCGGAAGACCTCCCGATGGGGAAGGCGCGTGCCGTTCATCGCCATCGGCGGCATGGCCTCCGTCCCATTGCTGATCGCCGTGGGAGCGGCCCCCAATTACGCGCTCCTCTTCCTCTTGACCTGTATCCTCCAGCTCTTCTCCAATGCGGCGCAGGGCCCCTACCAGGCCCTCATCCGCGATTACGTGCCCCACGCCAAACGGGGCGCGGCCTCCGGGGTGAAGTGGCTGGTGGAGATCGTCCCGGCCATCGGCATCGTGGCGCTGGTGGCCTGGCTCATCGGCCGGTACGACGAGTCGCGGGAGTTCTCATGGGTCTGGCTTGCGCTCACGATCCTTGCGGCGTTGCTTGCGGTAGGCGTCGCGGTGAGCGTCGCGGCTCTGAGGCGCGCGCCGCCTCCGGTGAACGGGCCGGCAGTGGAGGCCGGGCCGGCGGCAAAGGCGCACCCGCACTATAAGTGTTTCCTGGCTTCACGGTTCCTGCTGGCGCTGGCGGCATCCTCCCTGCAGACCTTTCTGCTCTTCATCCTGGAGGACCGGATGGGGATCGAGAACCCGGCGCAGGAGCTGTGGAAGATATTTGCCGTCACCGGGGCCGGGGCCTTCCTTGTCCTCTACCCGGCGGCCCGCCTGAGCGACCGCATGGGCCGCAAGCCGATCCTGCTGGCCTCGGGGGGGGGCTGGGCCTGGCGGCGGGCGGCCTCCTGCTCCCGGCCGATAGCCTCGCGACCTGATGCTCGCCGGCCTAGTGGCGGGGCCCGGGCTGGGCATGTACCTGGGCGCGAACTGGGCCCTGGCGAGCGACCTGGTCTCCGGCAAGCGCGCGGCGCAGCAGCTGGGCTACCTGAACGTGGCCACCGCGGCAGGGGCGGGCCTCGCGCGGCTCAACGGCATCTGGGTGGATAGGCTGAATGCCCGCTCGGACGAGTTGGGGTACACGGTGCTGATCGCCCTGTGTGGTATCGTGTTCGCCGCCGGGAACGCCATCATCTTTTTCGTGCGGGCGGACGGCCCGCGCGGCACGGCGAATCAGGGAAGCGAAGGTACACGATGACGGAGGTCCGCCACGAGCTGGGCCCGGCCCGGCTCTTCCAGGCCGAGGCGCAGGGGAAGCCGGGGAAGCGCACCTTCCGGCTCATGGTGGAGGCGCCGCGCGGCACGGCGAGCGTGTGGCTGGAGAAGGAGCAGCTTTCCGCCCTAGCCTTGCAGCTCAAGGGCTTCCTAGAGTCGCAGGCGGCCCGTCGCGATATCGGCAAGATGCCGGAGGGCGTGGCGGCGACGGGCCGGGAGTTCGAGGTGAAGGCCGTTGCGCTGGCGCTGACCTACCGGGAGCAGGAGGATGCCTTCGGCATCCTGATCGCCGATGAGGCGGACGCAAAGGCGCGGCGCGTGACGCTGGGCTGGTGGGTGACGCGGGAGCAGGCCGGACGCTTCGCGAGGCAGGCGCTGGAGGTGGTGACGGCCGGGCGGCCCGCCTGCCCACTCTGCCACGAGCCGATGAATCCCGAGGGGCATGCCTGCGCGAAGACGAACGGGCACGGCAAGCTGACGGGGGAGTTTCGATAACAGGAGAAATCATCCACGGATCGGCACAGATTTTCAGAGAATCTATCCACTGAAGGCACTGAGCACGCTGAATCCGACAGGAAGATTCCTCTGGGG harbors:
- a CDS encoding cytochrome c biogenesis protein CcdA translates to MTASANSPGSAQKPPVAALVVLGLLFTGFMAAVFALGLRSTTGNAISPEKYAGDIAGLLPFGYAFGAGMIASVNPCGFLMLPGFIGYYIGRETPGEDPRDVTLRHLGRAVLFGLMVTLGFVALFAAIGSVISAGGTAIVGAFPWAGLAIGGALAAFGLWVLLTGRTFGLALASRIGRPGGRGIGSAFVYGVAYGAASLSCTLAIFLVVVGRATASEGVLSGVGQFVGFALGMGVVVISVSLSAAAFKGAVVQTLKGVASYFQRLSGIFLAGAGIYLIIYWIVLGDIFQ
- a CDS encoding MFS transporter, with protein sequence MAPGGDEGARAPRDAFHRAVGFALGDAGGAAPFLAVIRAAEEAVEVCDEEGLAFQAAGRDGGDLVEGGRRCIVPGVPPAEEEDEEDEKDDGGDDDADDGVRGEPGEETAGRAELLLGLLGLGFALFLASGSSIRQSGTNSLRGNRDDCSENQGASREAGEEVQGARKRCDRLYGDCGATFLLMTTNSGQGVSAGLLARMSLFGLAVTALAGCFTIVVLPTRVEDLVAESSKNTALGVLSFVGLVIAVLVQPIAGGASDRKTSRWGRRVPFIAIGGMASVPLLIAVGAAPNYALLFLLTCILQLFSNAAQGPYQALIRDYVPHAKRGAASGVKWLVEIVPAIGIVALVAWLIGRYDESREFSWVWLALTILAALLAVGVAVSVAALRRAPPPVNGPAVEAGPAAKAHPHYKCFLASRFLLALAASSLQTFLLFILEDRMGIENPAQELWKIFAVTGAGAFLVLYPAARLSDRMGRKPILLASGGGWAWRRAASCSRPIASRPDARRPSGGARAGHVPGRELGPGERPGLRQARGAAAGLPERGHRGRGGPRAAQRHLGG
- a CDS encoding DUF3090 family protein encodes the protein MTEVRHELGPARLFQAEAQGKPGKRTFRLMVEAPRGTASVWLEKEQLSALALQLKGFLESQAARRDIGKMPEGVAATGREFEVKAVALALTYREQEDAFGILIADEADAKARRVTLGWWVTREQAGRFARQALEVVTAGRPACPLCHEPMNPEGHACAKTNGHGKLTGEFR